A window of the Corallococcus exiguus genome harbors these coding sequences:
- a CDS encoding DofB protein has protein sequence MSATYQSELIDRVLFSRWHNPPTKDDVQAIMAQMEDATQRLGQNVLYIASISPKAKVPDATERAHLNQMVAEGRRYCEQSWLVYEGTDLQHNLQRVIISGVLILTRTFDNYLSVAKSADAIVKDVSTALKKDASSIFRQARDRGLIA, from the coding sequence GTGTCTGCCACGTACCAATCCGAACTCATCGACCGCGTCCTCTTCTCGCGCTGGCACAACCCGCCGACGAAGGACGACGTCCAGGCCATCATGGCGCAGATGGAGGACGCGACGCAGCGACTGGGGCAGAACGTGCTCTACATCGCGTCCATCAGCCCCAAGGCGAAGGTTCCCGACGCGACCGAGCGCGCGCACCTGAACCAGATGGTCGCCGAGGGCCGCCGCTACTGTGAGCAGTCCTGGCTCGTCTACGAGGGCACGGACCTGCAGCACAACCTGCAGCGAGTCATCATCTCGGGCGTGCTCATCCTCACGCGCACGTTCGACAACTACCTGTCGGTCGCCAAGTCGGCGGACGCCATCGTCAAGGACGTGTCCACCGCGCTGAAGAAGGACGCGTCCTCCATCTTCCGTCAGGCGCGCGACCGCGGCCTCATCGCCTGA